Proteins encoded within one genomic window of Humulus lupulus chromosome 1, drHumLupu1.1, whole genome shotgun sequence:
- the LOC133805921 gene encoding uncharacterized protein LOC133805921 isoform X3, with amino-acid sequence MARFKIPTIFSRKVLKLPSSKPIKENLVHNPETQRDGFPNSFFSFFRRLLSGNKIDGGSRTEEEEKVYSWLYALARSDKDLVFEYVHSTERGLSFTEAQRRLRESGPNVPIDFSFPSWWHLLWVAFFHPFNIILIVLSALSYVASDSPNGCIMLVLVFITVALRFYQEYGSSKAAMKLSEFVRCPVKVQRCAGRVVQTELVVQIDQRDVVPGDIVIFEPGDLFPGDVRLLSSKYLVVSQASLTGESYTTEKTADIKEDAATPLLDLKNICFMGTNVISGSGTGLVVSTGSKTYMSTMFSTIGKHRVPDDFEKGVRRISYVVVAVILVVVVIIIVTADLSYRILSGSFLFGISVASALTPQMLPVIVNTCLAKGALAMAKDRCIVKSATAIRDMGSMDIICIDKTGTLTMNIAIMVNHIDSWGMPREKVLCYAFLNSYFKTDQKYPLDDAILAYVFTNGYRFQPSKWRKIDEVPFDFIRRRVSIILEMEPSEDRNQHFHERFMVTKGALEEVMRVCSFVERVDRGEITSFTPEDYQRILGMSEEISNEGLRVIGVATKRLKTKSTTNESSNEYETLESDMVFLGLITFFDPPKDSAKQALWRLAEKGVKAKVLTGDSLSLAIKVCKEVGIRTTHVVTGPELEQLQQDTFHETVKKATVLARLTPTQKLRVVQSLQTVGGHIVGFLGDGVNDSLALDAANVGISVDSGASVAKDFSDIILLEKDLNVLVAGVEHGRLTFGNTMKYIKMSVTANIGNVISLLIANLVLKNEPLTPRQLLTQNFLYSVGQIAIPWDKMEEDYIKIPQKWSEKGLPMFILWNAPVCTLCDVATLVFICIYYKACTLEDLKFFHTAWFVEGLLMQTLIIHLVRTEKVPFIQEFASWPIICSTVLISAIGISIPFTPIGTVMGFVSLPVSYFGFLVVLFVGYFSVGQVVKKIYILIYKRWL; translated from the exons ATGGCAAGATTCAAAATCCCCACCATTTTCAGTAGAAAAGTACTTAAGCTTCCCTCTTCCAAACCCATTAAAGAAAATCTCGTCCACAACCCAGAAACCCAGAGAGATGGATTTCCTAATTCGTTTTTTTCCTTCTTTCGGAGGCTACTTTCCGGAA ATAAAATTGATGGGGGGTCAAGGACAGAGGAAGAAGAGAAAGTTTACTCTTGGTTGTACGCATTGGCTCGGTCCGATAAGGATTTGGTTTTTGAGTATGTTCATTCCACTGAAAGGG GATTGAGCTTCACCGAAGCTCAGAGGAGATTGAGGGAAAGTGGCCCAAATGTTCCAATTGATTTTTCTTTTCCAAGCTGGTGGCATCTTCTATGGGTTGCTTTCTTTCATCCCTTTAATATCATTCTGATTGTCTTGTCTGCACTCTCATATGTAGCCAGTGATAGCCCAAATGGATGcattatgcttgttttggtattCATTACTGTTGCTCTCAGATTTTATCAG GAATATGGCAGTTCAAAAGCAGCCATGAAACTTTCGGAATTTGTACGGTgtccagtcaaagttcaaagatgcgCTGGCCGCGTTGTCCAAACAGAATTAGTAGTACAAATTGATCAAAGAGATGTTGTTCCTGGTGATATTGTCATCTTTGAGCCTGGAGATCTTTTTCCTGGAGATGTGAGATTGTTGTCTTCAAAGTATCTCGTTGTAAG TCAGGCCTCATTAACTGGGGAGTCTTATACAACTGAGAAAACAGCTGATATTAAGGAAGATGCTGCCACTCCTTTGTTAGATTTAAAGAATATTTGCTTCATG GGAACAAATGTAATATCAGGTAGTGGGACAGGTCTGGTAGTTTCAACTGGATCCAAGACATACATGAGCACCATGTTTTCAACCATAGGGAAGCATAGAGTACCAGATGACTTTGAGAAAGGGGTCCGCCGCATATCTTACGTTGTGGTTGCTGTTATTCTTGTGGTAGTCGTAATCATTATTGTAACTGCTGACCTTTCATATCGCATCCTGAGTGGTAGTTTTCTATTTGGAATCTCAGTTGCAAGTGCCCTCACTCCTCAAATGCTTCCTGTCATTGTGAACACATGTCTAGCCAAAGGAGCTCTTGCTATGGCCAAAGACAGATGTATAGTCAAGAGCGCAACTGCCATACGAGACATGGGATCTAT GGATATCATATGCATTGACAAGACCGGGACACTAACCATGAACATAGCAATTATGGTTAATCATATTGACAGCTGGGGTATGCCCAGAGAAAAGGTTTTATGTTATGCCTTTCTTAACTCATATTTCAAAACGGATCAGAAGTATCCCCTGGACGACGCCATTTTGGCATATGTATTCACAAACGGATACAGGTTCCAGCCGTCGAAGTGGAGAAAGATAGATGAGGTTCCTTTTGATTTCATAAGAAGACGAGTATCTATTATCCTAGAAATGGAGCCCTCAGAAGACAGAAACCAGCACTTCCACGAAAGGTTCATGGTAACAAAAGGAGCACTTGAAGAAGTaatgagagtttgttcttttgtGGAGCGTGTTGATAGGGGTGAAATCACTAGTTTCACTCCAGAAGACTACCAAAGAATTTTAGGTATGAGTGAAGAAATAAGCAATGAAGGTTTAAGAGTTATTGGTGTAGCTACAAAGAGGCTGAAAACG AAGTCAACAACAAATGAAAGCAGCAACGAGTATGAGACATTAGAATCTGATATGGTATTCCTGGGCCTTATAACATTTTTTGACCCTCCTAAAGACTCGGCAAAGCAAGCCCTGTGGCGATTAGCTGAGAAGGGAGTAAAGGCAAAGGTACTAACCGGTGACTCGCTCTCTCTGGCTATAAAGGTTTGCAAGGAAGTTGGCATCAGAACTACACATGTGGTTACTGGACCTGAACTTGAGCAGCTCCAGCAGGATACCTTTCATGAGACTGTCAAAAAAGCAACAGTTCTTGCTCGGCTCACCCCAACACAGAAACTTCGAGTTGTTCAGTCATTGCAGACAGTTGGTGGACACATCGTTGGATTTCTGGGAGATGGAGTAAATGATTCGCTTGCTTTGGATGCCGCCAATGTAGGTATATCAGTTGACTCTGGAGCATCTGTAGCAAAGGACTTTTCTGACATTATATTGCTTGAGAAAGATCTCAATGTCCTCGTCGCTGGAGTTGAGCATGGCCGACTAACTTTTGGGAACACCATGAAGTACATAAAGATGTCTGTCACTGCTAATATAGGAAATGTTATCTCACTCCTTATAGCAAATTTGGTCCTCAAGAATGAGCCACTGACTCCTAGGCAGCTCCTAACACAGAACTTCTTGTATAGTGTTGGCCAGATTGCAATCCCATGGGACAAAATGGAAGAAGATTATATTAAAATCCCACAAAAATGGTCTGAAAAAGGTTTACCTATGTTCATCTTATGGAATGCACCTGTGTGTACTCTTTGTGATGTAGCCACCCTAGTTTTCATTTGTATCTACTACAAGGCCTGTACCCTAGAAGACCTTAAATTCTTCCATACAGCTTGGTTCGTCGAAGGGCTCCTGATGCAGACTCTGATTATCCACTTAGTCCGAACAGAGAAGGTCCCATTCATTCAGGAGTTTGCCTCATGGCCAATAATTTGTTCCACGGTCTTGATTTCTGCCATTGGAATCTCAATCCCATTTACTCCAATTGGTACAGTTATGGGGTTTGTTTCCTTGCCAGTgtcatactttggatttttggtggtgCTTTTTGTAGGATACTTCTCTGTTGGTCAGGTGGTAAAGAAGATTTACATTTTGATCTATAAAAGATGGCTTTAG